The following are from one region of the Arcobacter defluvii genome:
- a CDS encoding ammonium transporter has product MENFTDVKYILDGFLFVFAGILVMWMAAGFAMLESGLTRTKNTATVLTKNVALFAISCIMFYFVGYNFMYGDGSAFIGSGAMLSGKTNEEMGYPVMADFFFQVVFVATAASVISGTIAERMKLWPFLIFTVFLSGLIYPIQGHWTWGGSELGGLIAGFSDFAGSTIVHSVGGWAALAGVLILGARKGKYTKDGQVKPMPGSNLPLATLGTFILWMGWFGFNGGSQLALGSKEDIDGIASVVASTNMAACAGAIMAAILTQLIYKKVDLTMVLNGALAGLVSCTAGPDLGMNIAFIEGLIGGALVVFAVPFFDKIRVDDPVGALSVHLVAGIWGTLAVGIFNPEVALLAQVKGIVVIGAFVFISSFIVWKILDLIMGLRVDEETEVNGLDIHETGLEAYPEFKRA; this is encoded by the coding sequence ATGGAAAATTTTACTGATGTAAAATATATTTTAGATGGTTTTCTGTTTGTATTTGCAGGAATCCTTGTAATGTGGATGGCAGCAGGTTTTGCAATGCTAGAATCAGGTTTAACAAGAACTAAAAATACAGCAACAGTATTAACAAAAAATGTTGCTTTATTTGCTATTTCTTGTATCATGTTCTATTTTGTAGGATATAACTTTATGTATGGTGATGGAAGTGCATTTATTGGAAGTGGAGCAATGTTATCTGGAAAAACAAATGAAGAAATGGGTTATCCAGTAATGGCTGACTTCTTCTTCCAAGTTGTTTTCGTAGCAACAGCTGCATCAGTTATTTCAGGAACAATTGCTGAAAGAATGAAATTATGGCCATTCTTAATATTTACAGTGTTTTTATCTGGATTAATTTACCCAATTCAAGGTCACTGGACATGGGGAGGAAGTGAATTAGGTGGTTTAATTGCTGGATTCTCTGACTTTGCTGGATCAACAATTGTTCACTCTGTTGGTGGATGGGCTGCATTAGCTGGTGTATTAATCTTAGGAGCTAGAAAAGGTAAATATACTAAAGATGGTCAAGTAAAACCAATGCCAGGTTCAAATTTACCATTGGCTACTTTAGGTACATTTATTTTATGGATGGGATGGTTTGGATTTAATGGTGGTTCTCAATTAGCTTTAGGTTCAAAAGAAGATATTGATGGTATTGCTTCAGTAGTTGCAAGTACAAATATGGCAGCTTGTGCTGGTGCTATAATGGCTGCAATTTTAACTCAACTAATTTATAAAAAAGTTGATTTAACTATGGTTTTAAATGGTGCATTAGCAGGGTTAGTTTCTTGTACTGCAGGTCCAGATTTAGGTATGAACATTGCCTTTATTGAAGGATTAATTGGTGGTGCATTAGTTGTATTTGCTGTACCATTCTTTGATAAAATAAGAGTTGATGATCCAGTTGGAGCATTATCTGTTCACTTAGTTGCAGGTATTTGGGGAACATTAGCTGTAGGTATTTTCAATCCTGAAGTTGCTTTATTAGCTCAAGTTAAAGGTATAGTTGTAATTGGAGCATTTGTATTCATATCATCATTCATTGTATGGAAAATCTTAGATTTAATCATGGGATTAAGAGTTGATGAAGAAACAGAAGTTAATGGTCTTGACATTCATGAAACTGGATTAGAAGCTTATCCAGAATTTAAAAGAGCGTAA
- the fliM gene encoding flagellar motor switch protein FliM, whose translation MAEFLSQDEIDALLDIAEQGEDIDGTNPLDKVVSKEKNYSIYDFKKPNRITVDQLKAFSTMHDKMLRDFINDLSSMLRKLVDIKLYSIEQMTYGEFILSIPQITSLNTLSIKPLDGRIVVECNPAISHKIIADLLGSGAVNTTDNIDRELTEIEVEILEHFYKMFIKILYKTWSDISSLNFKIESRDTNANAIQIVSDHEIVLLVVLEITIDEESGFLSICYPISYFEPLLNKIVEKIFSEGKNRKSSRKRDIKTLISGARMKIESIMAETELTTQEILNLKENDVIVFNKNATSSSATIYINKKEKFSAISGISNNRKAIQIKSNLDKEKQETLENLRAMREEREIKAKETAENIRKLLNQRNS comes from the coding sequence ATGGCTGAATTTTTAAGTCAAGATGAAATTGATGCTCTTTTAGACATTGCTGAACAAGGAGAGGATATTGATGGTACTAATCCTCTTGATAAAGTTGTATCAAAAGAAAAAAATTACTCTATTTATGACTTTAAAAAACCAAATAGAATTACTGTTGACCAATTAAAAGCTTTTTCTACTATGCATGATAAGATGCTAAGAGATTTTATTAATGACTTATCTTCTATGCTTAGAAAACTTGTTGATATAAAGTTATATTCTATTGAACAAATGACATATGGAGAATTTATTTTATCAATTCCCCAAATAACATCTTTAAATACTCTTTCTATAAAACCACTTGATGGAAGAATTGTTGTTGAATGTAATCCTGCAATTTCACATAAAATAATTGCTGATTTATTAGGTTCAGGTGCTGTTAATACAACAGATAATATTGATAGAGAATTAACAGAAATTGAAGTTGAAATTCTTGAACATTTCTACAAAATGTTTATTAAAATATTATATAAAACTTGGAGTGATATTTCAAGTCTGAATTTTAAAATAGAATCAAGAGATACAAATGCAAATGCAATACAAATAGTTTCTGATCATGAAATTGTTTTACTTGTTGTTTTAGAAATAACAATTGATGAAGAATCAGGTTTTCTCTCTATTTGCTACCCTATTTCATATTTTGAACCTCTTTTAAATAAAATTGTTGAAAAAATATTTAGTGAAGGTAAAAATAGAAAATCAAGTAGAAAAAGAGATATAAAAACTTTAATCTCTGGTGCTAGAATGAAAATCGAATCTATTATGGCAGAAACTGAATTAACAACTCAAGAAATTTTAAATTTAAAAGAAAATGATGTTATAGTTTTCAATAAAAATGCAACTTCTTCATCAGCTACTATTTACATAAATAAAAAAGAAAAATTTTCTGCAATATCTGGAATATCAAATAATAGAAAAGCTATACAAATTAAATCAAATTTAGATAAAGAAAAACAAGAAACTCTAGAAAATCTAAGAGCTATGAGAGAAGAAAGAGAAATAAAAGCAAAAGAGACTGCAGAAAATATTAGAAAACTTTTAAATCAAAGAAATAGTTAA
- a CDS encoding ammonium transporter → MSIESLSYIIDTLYAIFAMTLIIFMVPGFAMLEAGIVRTKNVTAVLTINTLIYAIASLSFLLFGYSLAFGDLGSDTMSKYAAFLFQMAFVGKVINIMSGGVSERAKIIPLAIFTIIMAAILYPIVVNVTWGANFLEGTILELSMYDLAGSTVIHSTGGWALLAAILIIGARKGRYTPEGGIRVIPASNIPLVTLGAFLLWIGWFGFNGGSVGSIASKENADLVALTIMNTNTAGLSGAIIVAIVMQIIYKKLDLTMILNGALGGLVAITAGPDLYDIYTPILIGSIGGILVVVAVPMFDRLRIDDPVGALSVHLVNGIWGTLAVGIFASNGNDITLLGQLKGILIVAIFAFVSSYIVLFLINKIIPLRAGNDDEMQGLDVGECGLEAYPEFKRAF, encoded by the coding sequence ATGAGTATAGAATCATTATCTTACATAATTGATACTTTGTATGCAATCTTTGCAATGACGTTGATTATTTTTATGGTTCCCGGTTTTGCTATGTTAGAAGCAGGAATTGTAAGAACAAAAAATGTTACAGCAGTATTAACTATAAATACACTTATTTATGCAATAGCATCATTATCTTTTTTATTATTTGGTTATTCATTGGCTTTTGGTGATTTAGGAAGCGATACGATGAGTAAGTATGCAGCATTTTTATTTCAAATGGCTTTTGTAGGAAAAGTTATAAATATTATGAGTGGTGGAGTTAGTGAACGAGCAAAAATAATACCACTTGCGATATTTACAATAATTATGGCTGCAATTTTATATCCAATTGTTGTAAATGTAACTTGGGGAGCAAATTTTCTTGAAGGAACAATATTAGAATTATCAATGTATGATTTAGCTGGTTCAACTGTGATTCATAGTACAGGAGGTTGGGCATTATTAGCTGCAATATTAATTATTGGTGCTAGAAAAGGAAGATACACTCCTGAAGGAGGAATTAGAGTAATTCCTGCTTCGAATATTCCTTTAGTAACATTAGGTGCATTTTTATTATGGATTGGTTGGTTTGGATTTAATGGTGGAAGTGTAGGCTCAATAGCATCAAAAGAAAATGCAGATTTAGTTGCATTGACAATAATGAATACAAATACAGCAGGATTAAGTGGTGCAATAATAGTTGCGATAGTTATGCAAATAATTTATAAAAAACTTGATTTAACAATGATTTTAAATGGAGCATTAGGTGGTTTAGTTGCAATTACAGCTGGTCCAGATTTATATGATATTTATACACCAATTTTAATTGGTTCAATAGGTGGAATTTTAGTTGTAGTTGCAGTTCCAATGTTTGATAGATTGAGAATTGATGATCCAGTTGGAGCATTATCTGTTCACTTAGTAAATGGAATTTGGGGTACATTAGCTGTTGGTATCTTTGCCTCAAATGGAAATGATATAACACTGTTAGGACAATTAAAGGGAATTTTAATTGTTGCAATTTTTGCATTTGTTAGTTCATATATTGTTTTATTTTTAATTAATAAAATAATTCCACTACGTGCAGGAAATGATGATGAAATGCAAGGATTAGATGTTGGAGAATGTGGACTTGAAGCTTATCCTGAGTTTAAGCGAGCATTCTAA
- a CDS encoding P-II family nitrogen regulator: MKKIEAVIKPFKLEDVKDALAQAGVTGMTVSDVKGYGRQQGHSELYRGAEYVVDFLPKIKLELIVADESVDAIISVIIESAKTGKIGDGKIFVSPVEKIVRIRTGEQDEEAI; the protein is encoded by the coding sequence GTGAAAAAAATTGAAGCTGTAATTAAACCATTTAAACTAGAAGATGTGAAAGATGCATTAGCACAAGCTGGTGTAACAGGAATGACTGTATCAGACGTAAAAGGTTATGGAAGACAACAAGGTCATAGTGAACTTTATAGAGGTGCAGAATATGTAGTCGATTTTTTGCCAAAAATTAAATTAGAATTAATTGTTGCAGACGAAAGTGTTGATGCAATTATTTCAGTAATTATAGAATCTGCAAAAACAGGAAAAATTGGAGATGGAAAAATCTTTGTATCACCAGTTGAAAAAATTGTAAGAATTAGAACAGGTGAGCAAGACGAGGAAGCTATTTAA
- a CDS encoding flagellar basal body-associated FliL family protein, producing MAEENNQEKSSSGGGKGLIIVLIALVVILLVAVVGGGYFLYSQGVLSGNNQTTQEEVKAEASDKGDSFKADINDLVLNLTDSRGKEKLMKLSFSIKSTEPTIAAIVEEYKAEIIDVVISQISARSSEELLTVGGKNLLKDELIQDINNVINNVTQSNSKIARNSVQTILFTTFVIK from the coding sequence ATGGCAGAAGAAAATAATCAAGAAAAAAGTTCATCTGGAGGAGGAAAAGGATTAATTATTGTATTAATCGCTTTAGTTGTAATTTTATTAGTAGCTGTTGTAGGAGGAGGTTATTTTTTATATTCACAAGGTGTTTTAAGTGGTAATAATCAGACTACACAAGAAGAAGTTAAAGCTGAAGCTTCAGATAAAGGAGATTCTTTTAAAGCTGACATAAATGATTTGGTACTTAATTTAACTGATTCAAGAGGAAAAGAAAAATTAATGAAATTGTCTTTTTCTATAAAAAGTACAGAACCAACAATTGCTGCAATTGTAGAAGAGTACAAAGCAGAGATAATTGATGTTGTAATTTCTCAAATAAGCGCAAGAAGTTCAGAAGAATTATTGACAGTGGGTGGAAAAAATTTATTAAAAGATGAATTGATTCAAGATATAAATAATGTAATAAATAATGTTACACAATCAAATAGTAAAATAGCTCGGAATAGTGTTCAAACGATATTATTTACTACTTTTGTAATTAAATAA
- a CDS encoding flagellar basal body L-ring protein FlgH encodes MKKNNLLLIFFLGFFVGCSTSEPELEFKKPEIQIPKKAPEARKNKGSLYSMQGTSLFADKKDLQVGDIIQIVISEDLTSKSNNKRELTNTRDNSLGGGLFSATGTNALSGVAGNVTKNLNANLGVNFGTNSSTSDKGKVKTELDETFDTTISAIIEETYQNGNYYVKGKKEMLIEGQKQEIVISGVIRPYDITSDNSINSSQIANLKLMYNKDGVESDILDTPWGLKFVRAIWPF; translated from the coding sequence ATGAAAAAAAATAATCTTCTACTAATATTTTTTTTAGGTTTTTTTGTTGGATGTAGTACATCAGAACCGGAATTAGAATTTAAAAAACCCGAAATACAAATTCCTAAAAAAGCTCCTGAAGCAAGAAAAAATAAAGGTTCTTTATACTCAATGCAAGGAACATCTTTATTTGCTGACAAGAAAGATTTACAAGTTGGTGATATTATTCAAATTGTAATTAGCGAAGATCTAACTTCAAAAAGTAATAATAAAAGAGAACTGACAAATACTAGAGATAATAGTTTAGGTGGAGGCTTATTCTCTGCAACTGGTACAAATGCTTTAAGTGGCGTAGCAGGAAATGTAACAAAAAACTTAAATGCAAATCTTGGTGTTAATTTTGGAACAAATAGTTCAACTTCTGATAAAGGAAAAGTTAAAACAGAATTAGATGAAACTTTTGATACAACAATCTCTGCAATTATTGAAGAAACTTATCAAAATGGTAACTATTATGTTAAGGGAAAAAAAGAGATGTTAATTGAAGGTCAAAAACAAGAAATTGTTATAAGTGGTGTTATTAGACCTTATGATATAACATCAGATAATTCAATTAATTCATCACAAATCGCAAATCTAAAACTTATGTATAATAAAGATGGTGTTGAATCAGATATTTTAGATACCCCTTGGGGATTAAAATTTGTAAGAGCAATTTGGCCATTTTAA
- the pyrC gene encoding dihydroorotase produces the protein MAELTFEINEPLDMHLHLRDADMLKLVGPLTSKTFSGALIMPNLVPPITTKEALLSYKQRIKEACKDDKFEPYVTLFFKNDYSYEFLSDVKNDIIGIKLYPAGITTNSETGVASMDVEVLRPALESMSKLGIPLCIHGETNGFVMDREKEFMPIYESIAKSFPDLKIIMEHITTKDAIELLDKYDNLFATVTLHHLIITLDDVAGGMLNPHLFCKPIAKRPEDRSALLNAALKAHPKLMFGSDSAPHPKHKKECCGCAAGVFTSPIALQVLTELFEKHNALDKLNAFVSLNAQRIYNLSLEKKTIKLVKKDFVVPAIYEYKNENVVPMYAGETISWSIESIN, from the coding sequence ATGGCTGAATTGACATTTGAAATTAATGAACCATTAGATATGCATCTGCATTTAAGAGATGCAGATATGTTAAAACTTGTTGGTCCATTAACTTCTAAAACATTTAGTGGTGCACTAATTATGCCAAATTTAGTACCACCAATTACTACAAAAGAAGCATTATTATCATATAAACAAAGAATTAAAGAAGCTTGTAAAGATGATAAATTTGAACCATATGTAACACTGTTTTTTAAAAATGATTATTCATATGAATTTTTATCAGATGTAAAAAATGATATTATTGGAATTAAACTTTATCCTGCTGGAATTACTACTAATTCAGAAACAGGTGTTGCTTCAATGGATGTTGAAGTTTTAAGACCAGCTTTAGAATCTATGAGTAAGTTAGGTATTCCATTATGTATTCATGGTGAAACAAATGGATTTGTAATGGATAGAGAAAAAGAATTTATGCCAATTTATGAATCTATTGCAAAATCTTTTCCTGATTTAAAAATCATAATGGAACATATTACAACAAAAGATGCAATAGAATTATTGGATAAATACGACAATCTATTTGCAACAGTTACTCTTCATCATTTAATAATCACACTAGATGATGTTGCAGGAGGAATGTTAAATCCGCATCTATTCTGTAAACCAATTGCAAAAAGACCAGAAGATAGAAGTGCATTATTAAATGCAGCACTAAAAGCTCATCCAAAACTTATGTTTGGTAGTGATTCTGCTCCTCATCCAAAACATAAAAAAGAGTGTTGCGGCTGTGCAGCTGGTGTATTTACATCACCAATTGCATTACAGGTTTTGACTGAACTTTTTGAGAAACATAATGCACTTGACAAACTAAATGCTTTCGTATCATTAAATGCACAAAGAATTTATAATTTATCTTTAGAGAAAAAAACTATCAAATTAGTAAAAAAAGATTTTGTAGTTCCAGCAATTTATGAATATAAAAATGAAAATGTAGTTCCTATGTATGCTGGAGAAACAATTTCTTGGAGTATTGAAAGTATCAATTAA
- a CDS encoding ankyrin repeat domain-containing protein — protein MFSKLLKKTKFTEEEFIKELISSSLDLEKITKIYNQLDIDLNSYYYKDEHILHYCCKKDLYESVLWLLNQGVSPEIENNQKETAIFYAIHSKSSAIMQLLIEHNANINHLNIYRRTALQDAVISASNRIVNFLIEVTTNLGNCDIHGNNLIFDAIANGNLEIIKKVASLQEININQINEEGNTILQKETVLKNNNLALLLLDLGANPTILDKNGKNFLFYAITKGIENISIIQKAVELGCNINSKSSQNTTLLMESINYFLNAKDENEKISHFEMIKELINLGVNVETLDNKGENAFFLATKSEDRELINLFLENSNVNLNHENIDGETVLSILVLNGIRNSDLIKLYLEKGANPTLENKFGKSIIEILIDIILHVQNRKELDFEYEILLNEDAEYPTVLENLLRNCKIDLNKLNSKSEPIFFQSILYFNFKLFKILRIKNINLNQKDKDGNNIVFKLMQYNYQGKIKDKKLYLNTLKSLINSGVDINAKNNEGLTALHVAVTEKCEYTIRLLLELRADCFITDSKGRSIINNCILKNTTKYFKLIHHYNKDIVDIPDIFGVKPINYAAFMGKKDLVIEMLDEGVSVNNPSKKDPKILKFLEKFHQNIIDLSKGVEKELDKANLNLLANNMIKEFNITQ, from the coding sequence ATGTTTAGCAAACTTCTTAAAAAGACTAAATTTACGGAAGAAGAATTTATAAAAGAGTTAATATCCTCTTCATTAGATTTAGAAAAAATAACTAAAATATACAATCAATTAGATATTGATTTAAATTCATATTATTATAAAGATGAACATATCTTACATTATTGTTGTAAAAAAGATTTATATGAATCAGTACTATGGTTATTAAATCAAGGAGTAAGTCCTGAAATTGAAAATAATCAAAAAGAAACAGCTATATTTTATGCTATTCACTCAAAAAGTAGTGCTATTATGCAACTTCTAATCGAACATAATGCAAACATAAATCATTTAAATATTTATAGAAGAACTGCATTACAAGATGCTGTAATTAGTGCAAGCAATAGAATAGTAAATTTTTTAATTGAAGTAACTACAAATTTGGGAAATTGTGATATTCACGGAAATAATTTGATTTTTGATGCGATAGCAAATGGAAACTTAGAAATTATCAAAAAAGTCGCTTCCTTACAAGAAATAAATATTAATCAAATAAATGAAGAAGGAAATACTATCTTACAAAAAGAGACAGTTCTAAAAAACAATAATCTTGCTTTATTATTATTAGATTTAGGTGCAAATCCTACAATATTAGATAAAAATGGAAAAAACTTCTTATTTTATGCCATTACTAAAGGTATAGAAAACATTAGTATTATTCAAAAAGCAGTTGAATTGGGTTGTAATATAAATAGTAAAAGTTCACAAAACACTACTTTATTAATGGAATCAATCAATTATTTTTTAAATGCAAAAGATGAAAATGAAAAAATTAGCCATTTTGAAATGATTAAAGAACTTATAAATTTAGGAGTTAATGTCGAAACATTAGACAATAAAGGAGAAAATGCTTTCTTTTTAGCGACAAAAAGTGAAGATAGAGAATTAATAAATTTATTTCTTGAAAATTCTAATGTTAATTTAAATCATGAAAATATTGATGGAGAAACAGTTTTATCAATTTTAGTATTAAATGGTATAAGAAATAGTGATTTAATAAAACTTTATTTGGAAAAAGGAGCTAATCCAACACTTGAAAATAAATTTGGCAAATCAATTATAGAAATCTTAATAGATATAATTTTACATGTTCAAAATAGAAAAGAGTTAGATTTTGAATATGAGATACTTTTAAATGAAGATGCTGAATATCCAACTGTTTTAGAAAATCTTCTAAGAAATTGCAAAATAGATTTAAATAAACTAAATTCAAAAAGTGAACCAATTTTCTTTCAATCTATCTTATATTTTAACTTCAAATTGTTTAAAATTCTAAGAATAAAAAATATTAATCTAAATCAAAAAGATAAAGATGGTAATAACATTGTATTTAAACTAATGCAATATAACTATCAAGGTAAAATAAAAGATAAAAAACTATATTTAAACACTTTAAAAAGTCTTATTAATTCTGGTGTAGATATAAATGCAAAAAATAATGAAGGTCTTACAGCTTTACATGTTGCAGTTACTGAAAAATGTGAATATACAATTAGATTATTATTAGAATTACGAGCTGATTGTTTTATCACTGATTCAAAAGGAAGAAGTATCATTAATAATTGTATTTTAAAAAATACTACAAAATATTTCAAATTAATTCATCACTATAATAAAGATATTGTTGATATTCCTGATATATTTGGAGTTAAACCTATAAATTATGCAGCTTTTATGGGAAAAAAAGATTTAGTTATTGAAATGTTAGATGAAGGTGTATCTGTTAATAATCCATCTAAAAAAGATCCTAAAATATTAAAATTTTTAGAAAAATTTCACCAAAATATTATTGATTTATCAAAAGGTGTAGAAAAAGAGTTAGATAAAGCAAATCTAAATTTACTTGCAAATAATATGATAAAAGAATTTAACATTACACAATAA
- a CDS encoding P-II family nitrogen regulator, protein MKKIEVIIKPFKLEDVKDALVEAGITGMSVYDVKGYGRQQGHSELYRGAEYVVDFLPKIKIDVVVKDEMVETVINAIVNSAKTGKIGDGKIFVSSLDEVVRIRTEERGSEAV, encoded by the coding sequence ATGAAAAAAATTGAAGTAATAATTAAACCTTTTAAATTAGAAGATGTAAAGGATGCTTTAGTTGAAGCAGGTATTACAGGTATGAGTGTTTATGATGTGAAAGGTTATGGAAGACAACAAGGACATAGTGAACTTTATAGAGGTGCAGAATATGTAGTTGATTTTTTACCAAAAATCAAAATAGATGTTGTTGTAAAAGATGAAATGGTTGAAACTGTGATTAATGCAATCGTTAATTCAGCAAAAACAGGAAAAATTGGAGATGGAAAAATATTTGTTTCATCTTTAGATGAAGTTGTAAGAATTAGAACTGAAGAACGAGGAAGTGAAGCAGTTTAG
- a CDS encoding flagellar biosynthetic protein FliQ encodes MDLIAISENTVKIILILGLPSLIVSMIIGLIISIFQAVTQVSDASLSFVPKMIFVSAFILISLPWIGDHIETYTKDLWNLILVFGN; translated from the coding sequence ATGGATTTAATAGCTATTTCTGAAAATACTGTGAAAATAATTTTGATTCTTGGTTTACCATCACTAATAGTTAGTATGATTATAGGACTTATAATATCTATTTTTCAGGCTGTAACACAAGTAAGTGATGCATCTTTATCTTTTGTTCCTAAAATGATTTTTGTATCTGCTTTTATTTTAATTTCTCTTCCTTGGATTGGGGATCACATTGAAACATATACTAAAGATTTATGGAATCTAATTTTAGTATTTGGTAATTAA
- a CDS encoding flagellar basal body P-ring protein FlgI, with translation MILKYFFILTLFLSSLYSQTIKDISNVIGIRENQLIGYGLIVGLPGTGDKSKFTMQSLQNLLRNSYIKIPAGSINSKNIAAVMVTADLPPFSRQGDKIKVKVSTIGDAKSVDNGELLITQLKGVDGNVYALAQGTIVSNENNKTTGFIYDGATVENEIDYNLKDENSIQLSLLKNSARNADLIETKVNERFNKKLATALDTRTIEIMKPENISMVKFLSIVQNIELDSTFKKKVIIDLSRESIITGGDIPIDPVTIARDKFTIRIDKSPLNDNDWNDSKKNPGVDIGDNVKIADKPIINIDNAMINTKGTPTISDLVRSMKVMKLPMTEIIDTIKMIKEMGAIDVDIEVRG, from the coding sequence ATGATATTGAAATATTTTTTTATACTTACACTATTTTTATCATCTTTGTATTCGCAGACTATCAAAGATATTTCAAATGTAATTGGAATACGTGAAAATCAATTAATTGGTTATGGTTTGATTGTTGGACTTCCTGGAACTGGTGATAAATCAAAATTTACAATGCAATCTTTACAAAATCTTCTTAGAAATTCTTACATAAAAATTCCTGCTGGATCAATAAATTCAAAGAATATTGCTGCTGTTATGGTAACAGCAGATTTACCACCATTTTCTAGACAAGGTGATAAAATAAAAGTAAAAGTTTCAACTATTGGTGATGCTAAATCTGTAGATAATGGAGAACTATTAATAACACAATTAAAAGGTGTAGATGGTAATGTTTATGCATTAGCTCAAGGAACGATTGTTTCAAATGAAAATAACAAAACTACTGGATTTATTTATGATGGGGCAACAGTTGAAAATGAGATTGATTATAATTTAAAAGATGAAAATTCTATTCAATTGAGTTTATTAAAAAATTCTGCAAGAAATGCTGATTTAATTGAAACAAAAGTAAATGAAAGATTTAATAAAAAATTAGCAACAGCTCTTGATACAAGAACTATTGAAATTATGAAACCAGAAAATATTTCTATGGTTAAGTTTTTATCTATTGTCCAAAATATAGAATTAGATTCTACATTTAAAAAGAAAGTTATTATTGACCTAAGTAGAGAATCTATAATTACAGGAGGAGATATTCCAATTGATCCTGTTACAATTGCAAGAGATAAATTTACAATTAGAATAGATAAATCACCTTTAAATGATAATGATTGGAATGATTCAAAAAAGAATCCAGGTGTTGATATTGGAGACAATGTTAAAATTGCAGATAAACCTATAATAAATATTGATAATGCAATGATAAATACTAAAGGAACACCTACAATATCTGATTTAGTTCGTTCTATGAAAGTTATGAAATTACCAATGACAGAAATTATTGATACGATAAAAATGATAAAAGAAATGGGTGCAATTGATGTAGATATTGAGGTAAGAGGATAA